Within the candidate division WOR-3 bacterium genome, the region GATTACTCCGGCGTTTATTCTCAAGGCTTTTGAACTGGGTGCCGACGGTGTGTTATTGGCGACATGCCAGGTCGAAGATTGTCACTATATCACCGGTGCCCGCAGAGCGGTTGATGTTTATGACAATACCGAAAAATTGATTAATATTCTCGGTTTTGAACCGGCCAGGGTGAAACTCGGTTGGTTCTCTGCCCACGAACCGAAGATCTTTGAAGCCGCCCTTAATGAATTCATCGAGGTCATCAAGAAACTCGGTCCTTCTCCGATAAGGATCGGGCGTAAGGCCAAAGCGGAAAAAGAGGCATCTTTATGAGCAGTCTTAAATCAGCGATAAAGAATTCCCGGGCATATCTCTGTCTGGAATGCGGTAAATGCACAAGTGTATGTCCTGTCTCCCAGTTCAATAAAGGATTTTCTCCCCGTGTTCTTGTAAACCGCACAATCCGTTATGCAAGTGAAGAGCTTCTGACAGACAAGAATATCTGGGCGTGTTTGACCTGCGCGATGTGTGATCTGCGTTGTCCTGTGGATATTGCCTATATTGATTTGACCCAGGAAACCCGTTTTGAAGCACAAAAACTCGGTGAAGATGCAATCTGCTCACATGGTGGTGCGGCACAGGCGATGATGCGGATAATGACGGCGACGAATCTTCAACAGAAGAGGATGGATTGGCTTGAACCGGACCTGAAGGTGGCTGAAAAAGGAGAGATCCTTTACTTTGTCGGATGCCTGCCGCACTTTGACATTCTTTTCAGTGATATCGGTGTTCATACTGTCCGCGATGCAAGGTCCGCGGTGAAGATACTGAATCATCTCGGTATCACACCGGTCGTTATGGCGCAGGAACGGTGCTGCGGGCATGATCTGCTCTGGAGCGGTGACCTTGAAAATTTCAAAAAACTGGCTGTTTATAATATCGAAGAGATCAAAAAGACCGGCGCAAAGAAAGTTGTTTTCTCCTGTCCTGAGGGTTATCGTACGTTTAAGCTTGATTATCCGAAATACTTCAAGGTTGATTTTGAAGTTCAGCATATCACCGAGTTGCTCAGCAGTGCGATCGCGGAAGGAAAATTGAAATTCAAAGAGACTGACAGGGCGGTGACATTCCAGGATCCCTGCCGACTCGGCAGACATCTCGGTATCTATGATGCGCCGCGTAATGTTCTGGCTGCAATTCCCAAATTGAAACTTGTTGAGATGCCGCGGAACAGGCAACGTGCTGTGTGTTGCGGTGTCAGTGCCTGGATGAGCTGCTCTTTTTATTCAAAGAAGATTCAGATGTTAAGGTTGAAAGAGGCGAAAAGTACAGGTGCGGAGTTGTTTTTGCTTTCCTGCCCGAAATGTGAGATCCATTTCAATTGCACGATGCGGGAAAAAGACGCACCTGATGAAATAAAGATTCCAACCGAGCAGTTGGTGACGTTCGTCGCTGATGCCCTGGAATGATTTAGATTTTGATCGGAGATGATAATGAATTTTTTTATTTTTAAAGATTATAAAAGGGGGTGATTGGATGCCGCAGGAGAATTTACGGATTGGTGTTTTTGTATGTGAATGTGGCACGAATATAGCTGGTTCAGTCGATACCGACGCCCTTGTCGAAGAAGCGAAGAAACTCGATAACGTCGTCTATAGCGTTAAAAATCGATATATGTGTTCTGAACCAGGTCAGCAGGAGATAAAGAAGGCGATTCAGGAACAGAAACTCGATCGGGTGGTTATCGCCGCGTGTTCTCCTCGTATGCATGAACCCACATTTCGGGGATGTGTGTCCGAGGTCGGATTGAATCCTTATCTTGTGGATATGGCGAACATCCGTGAGCAGTGTTCCTGGGTACATATGAATAATCGTGAGGCAGCGACCAGGAAGGCGAAAGAGATCATCAAGGCTTATGTCGCACGGGCGAGATTCCTCGAACCCCAGGAAGAAAACGTTATTCCCGTGGAACAATCGGCGCTTGTTCTCGGCGGTGGTGTTGCGGGAATGCAGACCGCCCTTGACCTGGCGGATGCAGGTTATAAAGTACATCTTGTGGAAAAGGAGCCTTCGCTGGGTGGTTTGATGGCTCAACTTGCCAAGACATATCCGACGATGGACTGTGCGATATGAATACTTGGACCGAAGATGATGGATGTCGGTCGGCATCCAAACATAAACCTCCTGACATTCAGTGAAGTAGAGTCCATTTCCGGTTACGTGGGCAATTTCCATGTTAAGGTGCGTAAAAAAGCGCGCTATGTAGATGAAAACGAATGCACTGCGTGCGGTGATTGCACCGAGGTCTGTCCGGTAATCGTCCCGGACGAATTCCAGCAGGGTCTGTCTAGTAGAAAAGCGATCTATATTCCGTTTCCTCAAGCTGTACCGTCGGCTTATTTGATTGATATGGAGAATTGTCTTGGAACGAATCCGATCGCCTGCGGTAAATGTGCGGAAAAGTGCGATAAGAAATGTATTAATTATGATGCCAAGGATGAAATTATAGAATTCAATGCGGGAGTTGTTATCGTTGCTACGGGTATGGATGTTTATGACCCGACGATACTTGACGAGTACGGTTACACGAAATTTGAAAATGTGATAACGAGTATGGAGTTCGAGCGGCTCATCGCGGCGGGTGGTCCTTCAGACGGTCATTTCATAAGACCGACCGACCGTAAAAGGCCGAAGACCGTTGGATTCATTCAATGTGTCGGTTCACGCTGTGAAAAACGCGGCCAGCCCTATTGCAGTAATATCTGTTGTATGAACACCATCAAGGATACTCTTTTGCTTAAAGACCATTATCCTGATATTGAAGCCAAGGTTTTCTATATCGATATCAGGGCATTCGGTAAGGGCTTTGAAGATTTATTCAAACGGAGCAAAGAGGCGGGCGTAAAATACATAAGAGGTATTCCCGGAGAAATTGTTGAGGATCCGAGAACCCGTAATTTGAAGGTGCTGGTTGAAGACACCACTTCAAACAGAATGGAAGAGCATGATTTTGATATGATGGTGCTTTCAGTGGGGGTGACACCAAGACTGGATATGCCCGAGGTCCAGCGGCTCCTTACGCTTTCAAAGACACCCGATGGTTTCTTTATGGAAGCCCACCCCAAACTTAAACCGGTCGATGCACCCACGACAGGGGTCTTCTTTGCCGGCTGCGCTGAGGCACCAAAGGACGTAAAGGATTCGGTCACCCAGGCGAGTGCAGCGGCGGCGCGTGCCGAAACAATACTTTCAGCCGGTAAGGTGACGCTTGAAGCCATCACCTCGACTCTCAATTCCGACCTCTGCAGATTCTGCACCACCTGTGCCAAGGCCTGCCCGTATAATGCGATCACCGTGGATCCGAGAAAGAAGACGATATCTTATGTTGAGGCGCTCTGTAAAGGGTGCGGGACCTGTGCTGCAGAATGTCGTTTCAATGCGATAAAGATGAAGCATTTCACTGATGAGCAGATTATCGCCCAGATCGATGCTTATCTTGAAGACGATCCTTATGACAAAGTAATCGTCTTTGCATGCAACTGGTGCAGTTATGCCGGAGCAGACACCTGCGGCGGCGCCCGTCTTCAGTACCCACCTAATCAGCGTCTTATCAGAACGATGTGCAGCGGTCGTGTCGACGAGAAGTTTGTGCTCCATGCCTTTAAAAAAGGTGCACCGATGGTTGTGGTTTCAGGGTGCCATTATGTTGATTGCCACTATATTGATGCAAACCGCTGGACACAGAAGCGGGTGGAAAAGCTCTGGGATAAACTGGAAAGATTGGGTATCAGGCCGGAGCGGCTGTTACTCGAATGGATCAGTGCGGCAGAAGGGCAGAGGTTCCAGAAGACGATGCAGGATATCGAAGAGCTGAGAAAACAGGTGACCAGGGAAGAGATTGAATATACAATAAAGGTGCTGACCGAAGAAGAGGAAAAACATAAGGCGCGACAGAAGAAATAGTGTAACAAAACCCAAGAGATAAGCGGAGGATCTATGGAAGAAAGAGATTTTAAATGTTTGAGATGCGGAACCATATCAAAATTCCCTTATGAAAAGGGAGTGATGATGGAACGGCAGTGTCCCAAATGCGGTTCCAACAGCATCCGTTTGATAAAAGAGAAAGATAAAGAGAAATAGAACATCCATGGGGTCAGATCTCGAAACTTGACAACTTCAAAACGGTGGGAACGTGATTTGTCAAGTTTCGAGATCTGACCCCGTCAGCCTCTTGACTATCTTTTTTTAACGAATATAGTATTTCTATGTCCGGCAGATACTCCATAGGTGTTGATATAGGAGGGACGAATATCAAAGCGGCGCTGGTTGCCCGCGGAAAGATCATAAAGCGGGTCAAGTTGCCGACAAAAGCACAAGCCGGTTTTCATACCTCATTCAATCAGATAAAAAGCGCAATTCGATTACTCGATACAAAAGTGGCAGCGATCGGTGTCGGCATTGCCGGGCTGATTGAACCGCGAAAAGGGGTGGTTAGATTTTCGCCGAATCTGCCGCAGTGGCTGGATATTCCTTTGAGCAGACTTTTGAGTAAGGAATTCAAAGCCCGCGTGAAAATTTTGAATGACGCGGATGCAATCTGTCTTGGAGAATGGAAATACGGAGCAGGCAGGAGATGTGATAATGTTTTTCTGTTTACCCTTGGTACTGGCGTCGGTGGCGCAGCGGTCTGCGAAGGCAGACCCCTGTTCGGCAAACACGGATTTGCCGGAGAATTCGGCCATTCAGTGATTAAATTCAACGGCAGAAAATGTAAGTGCGGTAATCGCGGTTGCCTTGAAGCCTATGTCGGCGCCCGGCAGATAGTCGCCCGGGCAAAGAAATTGATGAAGAAAAAGAAGAGTGCTCTGCATAAGTATGAAAAGCTCACCCCGCATATCATCGCGAATGAAGCAAAAAAAGGTGATCGGGTGGCAAAGGAAGTTTTTTCAGAAATTGCTTTTTACATCGGTGTAGGTGTATCGAATATCGTTGCCCTGTTTGATCCGGCGGTGATAATTATTTCCGGCGGTATCTCAAGGGCGGGCAGGATTTTATTTGAGCCGATAAAAAAGACCGTTGCCCAGCGGGTAATGGGAGCTGAATACCGGCGATACAAGATAGTGCCGCCTGAATTGGGTGACGATGCCGGCATCCTCGGCGCCGTGTATTATGCGGGGTCAAATCTCGAAACTTGACAACTTCAAAACAATGGGAACGCGATTTGTCAAGTTTCGAGATCTGACCCCGGTGGTTTACTTCACTTTTATCGTTCTCTGGCGGTTGTAACCGAAGACCTCGGGGGTGTACATCTCTTCTGCCTTGGTCGGCGGCATCGTGAATTCACCATAGGTCATCGCCCGTACGAGATACGAAAATGTATGTTCACCGGCGAACAGGGCGTCGGCAAAGAGCAGAACTTTGTCATCATATATTTCCCAGTGGTCAAATGTTCCCCATGAATAATAATAGTCGTCATAGTAATATTCATCATCATAGTAATCATTGTAATAATTTCGGTTTTCTTGTCCGGTCATCATCTTGATGAGCTGTTTACTCTCTGTGTCAAAAGAGGTGTTTATGACTTCGAGACCCGCGGGCAGGGGATCATCGACCACGACGAAATTTCTTTCCTGTGGAGTAATCACACTGAGCGTGACTTTGTAGATCTTTCCGGCGCTAAATTCATTACCGGTTTTACCTTTGATAAGCGGTTCAATCACCTTGAAGACGGCAATCCCTTCGTCTCTCGGGTTGAGCTCCCGCTTCGGGGCGTAGAGCATTCTTATTCCGTAGTATAGTCTTCCGTCACCCCGTTTTTCTATGTCAATCGCCAGTTCTTTATCCTTCGGCAGTTGAGCAAGGGACAGTTCTTTTCTTCTCATTTCCAGCTGCCTTCCCCTGAAGAGTTCTTTTATGATCTCTTTGCCCTCAAGATAGACCTGCGCAACGAAATTCGGTCTCTGCTTTTCATAAATCCGGAAATAGGTATTAAAGGCGTTGAAGACATAGATATTCTCCTGGGTGGAACGCCATCTTCCGCTTTTGCGTTCATTTACGAGCCACTTTATGATCTTTTCGGCGTTGGCGAATTCGCCGCCCGTTTCAAGGAGCGCTTCGAGGATGAGTGCCGTGGTGCGGACATTTGAATGCCATATCCAGGACATACCGGTTTCATCGGCCTCTTCAAAGTGTGCGGTGGTCGGACTCATCTTGATTTTATTGAGCAGGATTCTACGCAGTTCCTTTACATAGTAGGAATTGTCATAGAGTGCGGCTGCTTTGAGTAAGAGTGTTTTTCCGAAGAGCGGAATCTGGTCCCGTTTTTCGAAAAGTTTCGAGAGATAACCGTAGTTGTATTTATCCCATAAAGCAAGGGCATAGAGGATAAAGCATTTTGTGGTCAACTGAACATTGAGGTTGTATGGATATTCCCAGTCCACATTATTTCTGCGCAACACTTCTTTCAGATAATTCTGCGCCCGGGAAATCATCTCTTCATCGATATGATACCCCTTGCGTTTCGCCATGCCGAGTGCATAGACGACATAGGTGGTGAGCCAGGGGGATGGTCTGTATGAATTCTTCCAGAATTTGAATCCGCCGTTGTAATGCTGAAAGTCTTTGAATTCTTTCAGCGCCTTTTTGACATACTGCCTCAAATTTCTGTTCTTCAACACTGAAAGATTGAAGGAATTAATGAGCTCTTCAGCGAGAATAAAAGGTAGAATTCTGGATGTCTTCTGCTCTAAACACTCATAAGGGTATTTTACGAGATATTCAATACTTCCTTCCAGGCCGACGAAGGCGGATGAGGATGTGGTAATCTCGAGATAACCGACTTCAGGGAAAATCTCACCCGGAATTTTTATCTCCTCGGAAGCTTTATCCCGGGTCTGGCTGTATAATGCAACCGCTTCTGTCAGCGGTGGTGCAATTACAGGAATCTTCAGCTGCAGACCGTCGGATTCGTTTTGCAACGTCACCTTGAATCTGAAGGTCGCCTTACCGACCTGATCCGCAAAATATTCAAACCTTACTTCTTTACTCTGACCATCGGGAATTTCCACGTTCTTTTTAGTATCACCGGCTATCTTTATATTTTCAGCTGACGCCTCGACCGTGACTTCACCCGATTTATGGGTGTTGTTGTGTACGACGATCCCCGCTTCAAATCTGTCGCCCAGCCGCACGAATCGCGGTAGCGCCTCAAGCAGAAGAAGGGGCTTTTTCACCCGGATATTCATTTCATCGGCACCGAATGAGGAATTCTTTGTATGAGCCACAGCCATTATTCTGAAGGTCGTGAGGTTGTCGGGCAGGCGGAA harbors:
- a CDS encoding hydrogenase iron-sulfur subunit, whose translation is MLKQNWRTFLTENFEPKIVVFCCNWSVYPIVNEKRDFPSNIKFIKVVCGGMITPAFILKAFELGADGVLLATCQVEDCHYITGARRAVDVYDNTEKLINILGFEPARVKLGWFSAHEPKIFEAALNEFIEVIKKLGPSPIRIGRKAKAEKEASL
- a CDS encoding (Fe-S)-binding protein, producing the protein MSSLKSAIKNSRAYLCLECGKCTSVCPVSQFNKGFSPRVLVNRTIRYASEELLTDKNIWACLTCAMCDLRCPVDIAYIDLTQETRFEAQKLGEDAICSHGGAAQAMMRIMTATNLQQKRMDWLEPDLKVAEKGEILYFVGCLPHFDILFSDIGVHTVRDARSAVKILNHLGITPVVMAQERCCGHDLLWSGDLENFKKLAVYNIEEIKKTGAKKVVFSCPEGYRTFKLDYPKYFKVDFEVQHITELLSSAIAEGKLKFKETDRAVTFQDPCRLGRHLGIYDAPRNVLAAIPKLKLVEMPRNRQRAVCCGVSAWMSCSFYSKKIQMLRLKEAKSTGAELFLLSCPKCEIHFNCTMREKDAPDEIKIPTEQLVTFVADALE
- a CDS encoding hydrogenase iron-sulfur subunit; protein product: MPQENLRIGVFVCECGTNIAGSVDTDALVEEAKKLDNVVYSVKNRYMCSEPGQQEIKKAIQEQKLDRVVIAACSPRMHEPTFRGCVSEVGLNPYLVDMANIREQCSWVHMNNREAATRKAKEIIKAYVARARFLEPQEENVIPVEQSALVLGGGVAGMQTALDLADAGYKVHLVEKEPSLGGLMAQLAKTYPTMDCAIUILGPKMMDVGRHPNINLLTFSEVESISGYVGNFHVKVRKKARYVDENECTACGDCTEVCPVIVPDEFQQGLSSRKAIYIPFPQAVPSAYLIDMENCLGTNPIACGKCAEKCDKKCINYDAKDEIIEFNAGVVIVATGMDVYDPTILDEYGYTKFENVITSMEFERLIAAGGPSDGHFIRPTDRKRPKTVGFIQCVGSRCEKRGQPYCSNICCMNTIKDTLLLKDHYPDIEAKVFYIDIRAFGKGFEDLFKRSKEAGVKYIRGIPGEIVEDPRTRNLKVLVEDTTSNRMEEHDFDMMVLSVGVTPRLDMPEVQRLLTLSKTPDGFFMEAHPKLKPVDAPTTGVFFAGCAEAPKDVKDSVTQASAAAARAETILSAGKVTLEAITSTLNSDLCRFCTTCAKACPYNAITVDPRKKTISYVEALCKGCGTCAAECRFNAIKMKHFTDEQIIAQIDAYLEDDPYDKVIVFACNWCSYAGADTCGGARLQYPPNQRLIRTMCSGRVDEKFVLHAFKKGAPMVVVSGCHYVDCHYIDANRWTQKRVEKLWDKLERLGIRPERLLLEWISAAEGQRFQKTMQDIEELRKQVTREEIEYTIKVLTEEEEKHKARQKK
- a CDS encoding ROK family protein, coding for MSGRYSIGVDIGGTNIKAALVARGKIIKRVKLPTKAQAGFHTSFNQIKSAIRLLDTKVAAIGVGIAGLIEPRKGVVRFSPNLPQWLDIPLSRLLSKEFKARVKILNDADAICLGEWKYGAGRRCDNVFLFTLGTGVGGAAVCEGRPLFGKHGFAGEFGHSVIKFNGRKCKCGNRGCLEAYVGARQIVARAKKLMKKKKSALHKYEKLTPHIIANEAKKGDRVAKEVFSEIAFYIGVGVSNIVALFDPAVIIISGGISRAGRILFEPIKKTVAQRVMGAEYRRYKIVPPELGDDAGILGAVYYAGSNLET